A single region of the Streptomyces sp. NBC_01381 genome encodes:
- a CDS encoding L,D-transpeptidase family protein, whose protein sequence is MAALVSGCTAQAVDTDGKAQPPVRISTTKPGDGDRDGDSDKKGAGKGSDKGGEKPAAAPKPPPKTLLDRGASGPQVRELQARLRQIAWLYENPSGTYGASTATAVKGFQGKRGLPRTGTTDTVTWQKLLGMTHKPTKFELYSGGGIPPSKPDPRCLNGRVLCISKASRTLTWMIDGKAVSTMDVRFGSQYTPTRDGTFEVYWKSRHHVSTLYDTAMPYAMFFSGGQAVHYSSDFATTGYNGASHGCVNVRDEKKIGSLFAQVRNGDKVVVYK, encoded by the coding sequence ATGGCCGCCCTGGTCAGCGGATGTACGGCACAGGCCGTCGATACGGACGGGAAGGCGCAACCTCCCGTGCGGATCTCCACGACGAAGCCCGGGGACGGGGACAGGGACGGGGACAGCGACAAGAAGGGCGCCGGCAAGGGATCCGACAAGGGCGGCGAGAAGCCCGCCGCGGCGCCGAAGCCGCCGCCCAAGACCCTGCTCGACCGGGGCGCGAGCGGCCCCCAGGTGCGGGAGCTGCAGGCCAGGCTGCGGCAGATCGCCTGGCTCTACGAGAACCCTTCGGGGACGTACGGCGCGTCCACCGCCACCGCGGTCAAGGGCTTCCAGGGCAAGCGCGGGCTGCCCCGCACGGGGACCACGGACACCGTGACCTGGCAGAAGCTGCTCGGCATGACGCACAAGCCGACCAAGTTCGAGCTCTACTCGGGGGGCGGCATCCCGCCGTCGAAGCCCGATCCGCGCTGTCTGAACGGCCGCGTCCTGTGCATCAGCAAGGCCAGCCGCACGCTGACCTGGATGATCGACGGCAAGGCCGTGTCGACGATGGACGTGCGGTTCGGCTCGCAGTACACGCCGACCCGCGACGGCACGTTCGAGGTGTACTGGAAGTCCCGGCATCACGTCTCGACGCTGTACGACACCGCCATGCCGTACGCGATGTTCTTCAGCGGCGGCCAGGCCGTGCACTACTCGTCGGACTTCGCGACGACCGGCTACAACGGCGCCTCGCACGGCTGTGTGAACGTACGCGACGAGAAGAAGATCGGGAGCCTGTTCGCGCAGGTCAGGAACGGCGACAAGGTCGTCGTCTACAAGTGA
- a CDS encoding RNA polymerase sigma factor, producing the protein MLGDDAELTAAVLAAQDGDETAFRTVYRAVHPRLLGYVRTLVGDPDAEDVASEAWLQIARDLDRFSGDADRFRGWAARIARNRALDHIRMRGRRPAIGGDETELTGKPADADTAGEAMESLATGDALALIAKLPQDQAEAVVLRVVVGLDAKSAAQTLGKRPGAVRTAAHRGLKRLAELLGTDGPLNPDALDAVPPQREARGRAVTSAGVTQSRSRAQKDM; encoded by the coding sequence GTGCTGGGGGACGACGCGGAACTGACCGCCGCGGTGCTTGCGGCACAGGACGGGGACGAGACCGCGTTCCGGACTGTGTACCGCGCTGTGCACCCGCGGTTGTTGGGCTACGTACGGACGCTGGTCGGAGACCCGGACGCGGAGGATGTCGCGTCCGAGGCCTGGCTGCAGATAGCCCGTGACCTGGACCGGTTCAGCGGTGACGCGGACCGGTTCCGCGGCTGGGCCGCACGCATCGCGCGCAACCGCGCGCTCGATCACATACGCATGCGGGGCCGCCGCCCCGCGATAGGCGGCGACGAGACCGAGCTGACCGGGAAGCCGGCCGACGCGGACACCGCGGGCGAGGCGATGGAGTCCCTGGCCACCGGCGACGCGCTCGCGCTGATAGCCAAGCTGCCGCAGGACCAGGCCGAGGCGGTCGTCCTGCGCGTGGTCGTCGGGCTCGACGCCAAGAGCGCGGCCCAGACCCTCGGCAAGCGCCCGGGAGCGGTCCGCACGGCCGCGCACCGCGGCCTGAAGCGGCTCGCGGAGCTGCTCGGCACGGACGGTCCGTTGAACCCGGACGCGCTGGACGCCGTGCCTCCGCAGAGAGAGGCGCGTGGGCGTGCGGTGACATCCGCCGGTGTGACGCAATCGCGTTCGCGGGCGCAGAAGGACATGTGA
- a CDS encoding RNA polymerase sigma factor, with protein MGRGGEPRRAQAHDEELGAAVARAQEGDEAAFAVAYRLVQPGILGYLRGLVGHDGETAEDVAAEAWLEIARDLGRFRGDGAGFRGWTATIARHRALDHLRRQKARPRPSALEQDMLELPGPHSTSGQALEAISTEQALALIAGLPRDQAEAVLLRVVVGLDAPSAARVLGKRPGAVRTAAYRGLKRLAEQLGDTRGVTDDGPGPLGESR; from the coding sequence GTGGGCCGAGGAGGAGAACCCCGTCGCGCGCAGGCGCACGACGAGGAGCTTGGCGCGGCTGTCGCGCGGGCGCAGGAGGGCGACGAGGCGGCCTTCGCGGTCGCGTACCGCCTGGTGCAGCCGGGGATCCTCGGCTATCTGCGCGGCCTGGTCGGCCACGACGGCGAGACCGCGGAGGACGTGGCGGCCGAGGCCTGGCTGGAGATCGCCCGCGATCTGGGGCGGTTCCGCGGTGACGGGGCGGGCTTCCGCGGCTGGACGGCGACCATCGCGCGGCACCGGGCGCTCGACCATCTGCGCCGGCAGAAGGCCAGGCCTCGGCCGTCCGCCCTGGAGCAGGACATGCTCGAGCTGCCCGGACCGCACAGCACTTCGGGCCAGGCTCTGGAGGCGATCTCCACGGAGCAGGCGCTCGCGCTGATCGCCGGGCTGCCGCGCGACCAGGCGGAGGCGGTGCTGCTGCGGGTCGTCGTCGGCCTGGACGCCCCCTCGGCGGCCCGGGTCCTCGGCAAACGCCCCGGCGCGGTCCGCACCGCCGCGTACCGCGGCCTGAAGCGGCTCGCCGAGCAGCTCGGCGACACGCGGGGTGTGACGGATGACGGGCCCGGTCCGCTGGGGGAGTCGAGATGA